The proteins below come from a single Aspergillus oryzae RIB40 DNA, chromosome 5 genomic window:
- the cwc2 gene encoding active spliceosome conformation promoter CWC2 (RRM domain): MAHTTVADPPQSVEPTNSLEETNTPDEHVASEENALAVTQPAESAVAEGAPKKKKIIRKKRRPARIQVDPATVKSEPPPQTGTVFNIWYNKWSGGDREDSYLSKQHAPSRCNISKDSGYTRADKVTGSYFCLFFARGVCHLGPECQYLHRLPTIHDLFSPNVDCFGRDKFSDYRDDMGGVGSFMRQNRTLYVGRIHVTDDIEEVVARHFAEWGEIERIRVLTSRGVAFVTYTTLAQAEFAKEAMAHQSLDNNEILNVRWATVDPNPLAQKREARRLEEQAAEAVRRALPADFVAELEGRDPEARKRKKIEGSFGLQGYEPPDEVWYSRTKQLEDAGNGDQGQLEAPNQPLMLENASSASAPPQESESSGIFSSSTVAALRGLAGGNVTTQAAPQASGGPLVGYGSDDESD, from the exons atggcACACACCACAGTAGCCGACCCCCCCCAATCCGTGGAACCCACAAATTCTCTCGAAGAAACAAATACCCCAGACGAGCATGTCGCCAGCGAGGAAAATGCCCTCGCCGTCACCCAGCCCGCCGAGTCCGCCGTCGCGGAAGGcgcgccgaagaagaagaagataatcaGGAAGAAGCGCCGTCCAGCACGCATCCAGGTCGATCCCGCCACAGTCAAATCCGAGCCGCCTCCGCAGACGGGTACAGTCTTTAACATTTGGTACAAT AAATGGTCCGGCGGCGACAGAGAAGACAGTTACCTATCAAAACAACACGCCCCATCACGATGCAACATCTCCAAAGACAGCGGCTACACGCGCGCCGACAAAGTTACCGGCTCCTACTTCTGTCTGTTTTTCGCGCGCGGTGTCTGCCACCTCGGTCCGGAATGCCAGTATCTGCACCGTCTGCCCACCATCCATGATCTCTTCAGTCCGAATGTCGACTGTTTCGGCCGCGACAAGTTCAGCGATTACCGCGATGATATGGGCGGTGTTGGGTCGTTTATGCGCCAGAATCGCACGCTGTATGTGGGTCGGATCCATGTTacggatgatattgaggaggttgttgcGCGGCATTTTGCCGAGTGGGGTGAGATTGAGAGAATACGTGTGTTGACGTCGAGGGGTGTGGCTTTCGTTACGTATACTACTCTTGCGCAGGCGGAGTTTGCGAAGGAGGCTATGGCGCATCAAT CCCTCGACAATAATGAGATTTTGAATGTGCGTTGGGCGACGGTCGATCCGAACCCATTGGCTCAGAAGCGTGAGGCGAGAAGGTTGGAGGAGCAAGCTGCTGAGGCGGTACGCAGGGCGTTGCCGGCGGACTTTGTTGCCGAACTTGAAGGGAGGGACCCTGAGGCtcgaaagaggaagaagattgaggGCAGTTTCGGTTTGCAAGGGTATGAGCCTCCTGACGAGGTCTGGTATAGCCGGACGAAACAGTTGGAAGATGCAGGAAATGGAGATCAAGGTCAGCTCGAAGCTCCGAACCAACCACTCATGCTTGAGAATGCAtcgtctgcttctgctcctccgcaGGAATCGGAAAGCAGTGGCATCTTCTCTAGCTCTACTGTTGCGGCACTGAGGGGACTAGCAGGCGGAAATGTTACAACACAAGCAGCTCCGCAAGCCTCGGGGGGTCCTCTAGTAGGCTACGGGAGCGATGATGAAAGTGATTAA